The genomic interval ACGCTTCCCAAATCGCACCCTGATATACCATACATTAATATAATGCACCAGTACACTCAACACCAGCCATATAGCCAATGCCCAATACCATGTAAGATGCGGAAAGAGTTTAAACTGTACTGCTATCATCGTAACACTAACGCCTGTCGATGTCCATAGGTATATGTTTATGACCTGTTGCGTTTTCTCATAAATATTCCTGATATAATTGCTGATATGTATATCCTTCTGACTTGAGGAAATCTGCCTGAGTCGCTTAAACATAAAGAGCCATACCAGCATATACAGTATTCCCCCTATGTTTGTAACATGTTGTACCAGGGTGATCGGCGGTACGGTGATGGTTTTCCTGAGCGAGTTGAAACACTCAAATATTATAAAAAAGAACAGGCATGTTATAATGATGTTGATCTCCTTTTTGAATTGAAGACGCAGCCCTTTCTTGCTGGCAACAAGGCGTTCATCTATCATCCTGCTTACATCACTCTCAGTAAACGACGTCTTATTGTACTCTCCGGCAGCTGCCCTTAACAGCGAATCAAAGTCATCCATCGGCTCCATCAGTATTCAATTTTAGTACGTGTGATTAAATCTTTCAGTTTCTGCCGTATCCTGCTCAGTTTAACACCGACATTATTTTCTGAATCACCTGTGATATCTGATATTTCGCGGTAGCTGATGCCGTCTATATACAGCAGGATCAAAGCTTTTTCTGCTTTGGGAAGCGCACGGATAGCATCCCAGAGTATGCGCTCCTGGTCATGATGTACCTGGTCATCATAATCAACTGAGGGTGCTGGCATTATCTGTTGTGTATGTTTTTGCCGCGTGGCAGACTTTTTAGAATGCGTCAATGCCGTGTTCAATGCTACCTGGTACATCCAGGTAGACACTTTACTTTTATGCTGAAACCTGGGAAAAGACAACCATAGCTGTAGCCAGATTTCCTGTAAAAGGTCTTCTTTATCCTCTCTCGTATCCGCATAGATGTTTATTACTTTGAAAATGATTCCCTGATGCGGCATTGTGTGTTCCAGGAACTCGGATTTGGTCATTACTCATGCGCCTTTTTAATGTTAAAGGGAATGTTCTTCAAAGTATACCCTTTTTCTTTCAATAACATTATGAGGCCTGTCTTGTTCCCCAGGTGCCCGGCGCCCACAGCAATCAGTGGATGTTCATGCTGCAGCAGGGAGTCGATTCTTGCGGCCATCACAATATTTCTTTTAACGAGTAATTGTTCGTTGAAATTCACGTCAAGCGGACTTTCATCATTCAGTTCCGTCAGCAGACGCTCAATGTCCTGCTTAACGTACACCGCCGTCATATTCTTCAGCAATGCTGCAGGCGGCTGCTTTCTTATCAACGTCTGCTGGAGCATTTTTACCTGTTCGGGAATAGAGATGGCATTGATGGCGTCCATTTCTTCCTTTACCGTTTCCAATCCGCCGGTAGGCAGTTTCTTCTTACCTGCAGCGCCGTACAATGCAAGGTCGACCGAGGCCGCCTTGCCATCATTTCCCATGATCAGTGCGATCAGCAACACGGGCTTGATAGCGTACAATCTGTCTCCAAGCATGTTTAGCGTAACGGAAGTGGAGGACAAAGCCCGGAGCTTTTCTAATGATGCAGCGTCCAGCAATTTATTGATGTATTGTGTAGTGTCTGGTATAAACATGGCAGCCATCATTTCTGAGGGATCGATCTTTGCGAAGTCCAGCTCGAAGTATACCTTATCCACTTTGTCTAACATATCAAACGGCGCCTGGGGTAACTCATATGAACTGGTATCGTACAGGTGAATGGTGCCAAATAAATAAGCAGGTTTTGACAGGTTCTTACCAGAAATCTCCCACAGGAGCCCTTTCTGTTCCTGGGCAGATACCGGCTGAAACGCTGCTGTTAACAGGGCCAGACTTAAAACAATGGTTTTCAGTAAATTTAATGTTCTCATTTTAAGCGTTTTTATTCATTAGTATGCCGGCATGCTAAAAACTTACACTATTTGCCCGGATATTTTTTTAATCACATTCAAAATACAAGATCTTCTTATAAAAAACAGCACACCTTAAATGCACTTATTTTATCCTAACCCGCTAACCTCTGGCTCATGACTGCAGATAATACAGTTCTGCATTTATCTTGACTACGATCAGCATAAAAATGCTGCATCCCACATTATGGCCGTTTTCCTGAATTTACCTGAGAGACAGTTCCCTGTTGAGAACAGTGACCTTCCGGTCTCATTAAGAACCGCCCGGGACTATGCCCGATAAATTTCCCGGTGCGTCAACTTTTGGTGGCTATTCCGGAAAGATCATTGTTGGCAAGTACTATATACTGACCATACCGGAAAACCTTAATTTAGCACCTACTACG from Chitinophaga filiformis carries:
- a CDS encoding TraB/GumN family protein, producing the protein MRTLNLLKTIVLSLALLTAAFQPVSAQEQKGLLWEISGKNLSKPAYLFGTIHLYDTSSYELPQAPFDMLDKVDKVYFELDFAKIDPSEMMAAMFIPDTTQYINKLLDAASLEKLRALSSTSVTLNMLGDRLYAIKPVLLIALIMGNDGKAASVDLALYGAAGKKKLPTGGLETVKEEMDAINAISIPEQVKMLQQTLIRKQPPAALLKNMTAVYVKQDIERLLTELNDESPLDVNFNEQLLVKRNIVMAARIDSLLQHEHPLIAVGAGHLGNKTGLIMLLKEKGYTLKNIPFNIKKAHE
- a CDS encoding RNA polymerase sigma factor, whose amino-acid sequence is MTKSEFLEHTMPHQGIIFKVINIYADTREDKEDLLQEIWLQLWLSFPRFQHKSKVSTWMYQVALNTALTHSKKSATRQKHTQQIMPAPSVDYDDQVHHDQERILWDAIRALPKAEKALILLYIDGISYREISDITGDSENNVGVKLSRIRQKLKDLITRTKIEY